One window of the Methylocystis parvus OBBP genome contains the following:
- a CDS encoding NAD(P)(+) transhydrogenase (Re/Si-specific) subunit beta, which yields MSANLAALLYLVAGVLFILALRGLSSPATSREGNRYGMIGMAVAVATTLLLHLPPLAGFALIIVGAAAGGGAGAYVAQRIPMTAMPELVAFFHSLVGLAAVLVAGSAFFAPHAFGIGAPGQIEGGSLFEMSLGAAIGAITFTGSIIAFLKLSERMSGKPILLPERHTINIMLGVALAALILLFVSTESGFWLFLLILVSFTLGVTLIIPIGGADMPVVVSMLNSYSGWAAAGIGFTLGNLALIITGALVGSSGAILSYIMCKGMNRSFISVILGGFGGETAGPSGAKETRNVKQGSAEDAAYIMQNAGKIIIVPGYGMAVAQAQHALREMADLLKKEGVEISYAIHPVAGRMPGHMNVLLAEANVPYDEVFELEDINSEFGQADVAFVIGANDVTNPAAKTDKSSAIYGMPILDVEKAKTVLFLKRGMGSGYAGVENELFFRPNTMMLFGDAKKTVEAIVKSLAH from the coding sequence ATGAGCGCCAATCTCGCAGCCCTCCTCTATCTCGTCGCCGGCGTGTTGTTCATTCTCGCGCTGCGCGGCCTCTCCTCACCGGCCACGTCTCGCGAAGGCAATCGCTACGGCATGATCGGCATGGCGGTCGCCGTGGCGACGACGCTGCTCCTGCATCTGCCCCCGCTCGCCGGCTTCGCGCTGATCATCGTCGGCGCCGCGGCTGGCGGCGGCGCCGGCGCCTATGTGGCGCAGCGCATTCCGATGACGGCGATGCCGGAGCTCGTCGCCTTCTTCCATTCGCTTGTCGGCCTCGCCGCCGTGCTCGTCGCGGGCAGCGCCTTCTTCGCGCCGCACGCCTTCGGCATCGGCGCGCCGGGCCAAATCGAAGGCGGCAGCCTGTTCGAAATGTCGCTCGGCGCGGCGATCGGCGCGATCACCTTCACGGGATCGATCATCGCCTTTCTCAAGCTCTCCGAGCGCATGAGCGGCAAGCCGATCCTGCTGCCCGAGCGTCATACGATCAACATCATGCTCGGCGTCGCGCTCGCCGCGCTGATCCTGCTTTTCGTCTCGACCGAATCCGGCTTCTGGCTCTTCCTCCTGATCCTCGTCTCCTTCACGCTCGGCGTGACGCTGATCATCCCGATCGGCGGCGCCGACATGCCGGTCGTCGTCTCCATGCTCAACTCCTATTCGGGCTGGGCGGCGGCGGGCATCGGCTTCACGCTGGGCAATCTCGCGCTGATCATCACCGGCGCGCTGGTCGGCTCCTCGGGCGCCATCCTCTCCTACATCATGTGCAAGGGGATGAATCGCAGCTTCATCAGCGTGATTCTCGGCGGCTTCGGCGGCGAGACGGCTGGGCCGAGCGGCGCCAAGGAGACGCGCAACGTCAAGCAGGGCTCGGCCGAGGACGCCGCCTACATCATGCAGAACGCCGGCAAGATCATCATCGTGCCGGGCTACGGCATGGCGGTGGCGCAGGCCCAGCATGCGCTACGCGAAATGGCGGACCTGCTGAAGAAGGAAGGCGTGGAGATCAGCTACGCCATCCATCCGGTCGCGGGGCGTATGCCCGGCCATATGAACGTGCTGCTCGCCGAAGCCAATGTGCCTTACGACGAAGTCTTCGAACTGGAGGACATCAACTCCGAATTCGGACAGGCCGACGTCGCCTTCGTCATCGGCGCCAATGACGTGACGAATCCGGCGGCCAAGACGGACAAGTCCTCGGCGATCTACGGCATGCCGATCCTCGACGTCGAAAAGGCGAAGACGGTGCTCTTCCTCAAGCGCGGCATGGGCTCGGGCTATGCCGGCGTCGAGAACGAGCTGTTTTTCCGTCCCAACACGATGATGCTGTTCGGCGACGCGAAAAAGACCGTCGAAGCGATCGTAAAATCGCTGGCGCATTGA